One window from the genome of Rhodopseudomonas sp. P2A-2r encodes:
- a CDS encoding alpha/beta fold hydrolase, with product MTLVSIPANPVPDDVVSGTIKTPDGAELRFARWAPPAGRRGTVCVFTGRGESIEKYFETVRDLRDRGFAVAMIDWRGQGHSSRRLRDSRKGYVRDFADFEIDVETFVQQIVLPDCPPPHFALAHSMGGAVMLRIAHSGKRWFDRMVLSAPMIDLPGHSTSLAARTLIRAMRWTGQGGNYVPGGNDALTGATPFAGNKLTSDPVRYARNAAILEEDPMLGLGSPTVAWADAAFRTMRAFREASYPTQIRQPILMLAAGQDQIVSTPAIEEFAYHLRAGSHLVIAGARHEILQEQDRYRGQFWAAFDAFVPGTPLFK from the coding sequence ATGACGCTCGTCTCGATCCCTGCCAACCCCGTCCCGGACGATGTCGTCTCAGGCACCATCAAGACCCCCGACGGCGCTGAACTACGGTTCGCGCGCTGGGCGCCGCCGGCGGGCCGCAGGGGCACGGTGTGCGTGTTCACGGGTCGCGGCGAGTCGATCGAGAAATATTTCGAGACAGTGCGCGACCTGCGCGACCGCGGCTTCGCGGTGGCGATGATAGACTGGCGCGGCCAGGGCCATTCGTCGCGGCGGCTGCGCGACTCCCGCAAGGGCTACGTCCGCGATTTCGCCGATTTCGAGATCGATGTGGAGACCTTCGTGCAGCAGATCGTGCTGCCGGATTGTCCGCCGCCGCATTTCGCGCTGGCGCATTCCATGGGTGGCGCGGTGATGCTGCGCATCGCTCATTCAGGCAAGCGCTGGTTCGACCGCATGGTGCTGTCGGCGCCGATGATCGACCTGCCCGGCCACAGCACCTCGCTGGCGGCCCGCACGCTGATCCGCGCGATGCGATGGACCGGGCAGGGCGGCAACTATGTGCCCGGCGGCAACGACGCGCTGACCGGTGCGACGCCGTTCGCAGGCAACAAGCTGACCAGCGATCCGGTGCGCTACGCCCGCAACGCCGCGATCCTCGAAGAGGATCCGATGCTGGGCCTGGGCTCGCCGACGGTGGCCTGGGCCGATGCGGCGTTCCGGACCATGCGGGCGTTTCGCGAGGCCAGCTATCCCACGCAGATCCGCCAGCCGATCCTGATGCTGGCGGCGGGCCAGGACCAGATCGTGTCGACGCCGGCCATCGAGGAATTCGCCTATCATCTGCGCGCCGGCTCGCATCTGGTCATCGCCGGCGCCCGCCACGAGATCCTGCAGGAGCAGGACCGCTATCGCGGCCAGTTCTGGGCGGCATTCGACGCGTTCGTGCCGGGCACGCCGTTGTTCAAGTAG
- a CDS encoding LysE family translocator → MLGIHDFWLFIVAGLLLNVTPGPDTLYIVGRGVQMGWRGGAVAALGISAGCLVHVFAAAVGLSALLAASSAAFTAVKLIGAAYLLYIGVRMLLTRSPAPAEAPDLPTLSLHQVFWQGALTNALNPKVALFFLAFLPQFVDAASPGKGLAFVALGLVFIFNGTLWNLGMAAFAARAAGRLRRSDGALRWINRVLGGVFVALGVRVAMLEAR, encoded by the coding sequence ATGCTCGGCATTCATGACTTCTGGCTGTTCATCGTGGCGGGGCTGCTGCTCAACGTTACGCCGGGCCCTGACACGCTCTACATTGTCGGTCGCGGCGTGCAGATGGGGTGGCGCGGCGGCGCCGTCGCGGCGCTCGGCATCAGCGCCGGCTGCTTGGTGCATGTGTTCGCCGCGGCGGTCGGTCTGTCGGCGCTGCTGGCGGCGTCGTCCGCGGCCTTTACGGCGGTCAAGCTGATCGGCGCGGCCTATCTGCTGTATATCGGCGTCCGCATGCTGCTGACGCGGTCGCCTGCGCCGGCCGAGGCGCCCGACCTGCCGACGCTGTCGCTGCACCAGGTGTTCTGGCAGGGCGCGCTGACCAATGCGCTCAATCCCAAGGTGGCGCTGTTCTTCCTGGCTTTCCTGCCGCAATTCGTCGATGCGGCGTCGCCCGGCAAGGGATTGGCCTTCGTCGCGCTCGGCCTGGTCTTTATCTTCAACGGCACGCTGTGGAATCTCGGCATGGCGGCCTTTGCCGCCCGGGCCGCCGGACGGCTCCGTCGCTCCGACGGCGCGCTCAGGTGGATCAACCGCGTGCTCGGTGGCGTGTTCGTGGCTCTCGGAGTTCGCGTGGCGATGCTCGAGGCGCGTTAA